From a single Oceaniferula flava genomic region:
- a CDS encoding Amuc_1102 family pilus-like protein — translation MKHSNRNHLLSALVLGVMSMASPLMAQAGKVTVDKPSFDDLPSPDVGGNTGKKNFKPKDWLEVEVKFKIEMPSSYKSNFVDRVTVKWYVAIDDPSGGRKAVYMEKEINHVNVPVGEEVYSSVYLSPAAVRRISGRESAGKRIVKSVGGEVLVNGQAAVNRGGGFFSSTGKPGWWTQISRYDKIPLRHKNETPFEFLWWDRYAEIEERR, via the coding sequence ATGAAACATTCAAACCGAAACCATCTGTTGTCCGCCCTTGTGTTAGGCGTCATGTCCATGGCCAGCCCACTTATGGCCCAGGCCGGGAAAGTGACCGTCGATAAGCCGTCTTTTGACGATCTGCCATCACCTGACGTAGGAGGTAATACAGGAAAGAAAAACTTCAAGCCGAAGGATTGGTTAGAAGTGGAGGTCAAGTTTAAGATTGAGATGCCCTCTTCTTACAAGTCCAACTTCGTCGACCGTGTGACCGTGAAATGGTATGTCGCCATTGATGATCCATCAGGTGGGCGGAAGGCTGTTTACATGGAGAAGGAAATTAATCATGTGAACGTGCCAGTGGGTGAAGAGGTTTACTCATCCGTTTATCTTTCTCCCGCAGCTGTTCGTCGCATCAGCGGACGCGAGAGTGCCGGGAAACGCATCGTCAAATCTGTCGGTGGCGAAGTTCTTGTCAATGGTCAGGCTGCTGTGAATCGCGGTGGTGGCTTTTTCTCCTCCACCGGTAAGCCCGGCTGGTGGACCCAAATTTCTCGTTACGATAAAATTCCACTTCGTCACAAGAATGAGACTCCGTTCGAGTTCCTGTGGTGGGATCGCTATGCTGAAATTGAAGAACGCCGCTAG
- the proS gene encoding proline--tRNA ligase, with the protein MAKPQSSKSSAKNKTAIQPTREADFPEWYQQVVRAADLAENSETRGCMVIKPWGYGIWELIQQQLDAQFKATGHQNAYFPLLIPLSYLEKEAGHAEGFATECAVVTHHRLETAKQEDGSVKMIPTGELTEPYVIRPTSETIIGAAFSRWVESYRDLPLLINQWANVMRWEMRPRMFLRTAEFLWQEGHTAHETKEEAIEETRTIHRLYETFLRDHLAIPVIAGEKTEAERFPGADMTLTVEAMVQDLKAIQAGTSHYLGQNFSKAQDISFTARDGSQQHAYTTSWGVSTRLIGTLIMAHSDDDGLVLPPRVATQQIVIVPVTPKEDSRQAIIDACEALAEVLRREKSYGGQPLRVHVDKRDIGGGVKKWEWVKKGTPIRIEIGPRDLEGGKVCLQRRDQAANEKAFVPKEDFIRNVTDILQEIHSNLLAKATELRDSNISECNDLETFEKHWSQEMPGWLSTPWCGSREQEEELSKKHKITIRCLPIDQQDGPEAPCVLTGEATSQRAIWGRSY; encoded by the coding sequence ATGGCCAAGCCACAATCTTCCAAATCATCCGCCAAGAACAAAACTGCCATCCAGCCCACACGGGAAGCTGACTTCCCTGAGTGGTATCAACAGGTGGTCCGGGCCGCAGACCTCGCGGAGAACTCGGAGACCCGTGGATGCATGGTAATCAAACCCTGGGGATACGGTATCTGGGAGCTGATCCAGCAGCAGCTCGATGCGCAGTTCAAGGCCACCGGTCACCAGAACGCATACTTCCCCTTGCTGATCCCCCTTTCCTATCTGGAAAAGGAAGCCGGCCACGCCGAAGGATTTGCCACCGAGTGTGCCGTGGTGACCCATCACCGACTGGAAACCGCCAAACAAGAAGACGGCTCGGTCAAAATGATCCCCACGGGCGAACTCACCGAGCCCTACGTCATTCGCCCCACCTCCGAGACCATCATCGGCGCGGCTTTCTCACGTTGGGTGGAATCCTATCGCGATCTGCCACTGCTCATTAACCAGTGGGCGAATGTGATGCGTTGGGAGATGCGCCCCCGCATGTTCCTGCGCACCGCCGAATTCCTCTGGCAGGAAGGCCACACCGCGCATGAAACGAAGGAAGAGGCAATCGAGGAAACCCGCACCATCCACAGACTTTACGAAACATTCCTGCGCGACCACCTTGCCATCCCTGTGATCGCTGGCGAAAAAACCGAGGCCGAACGCTTCCCCGGCGCCGACATGACCCTCACCGTGGAGGCCATGGTACAAGATCTGAAAGCTATCCAGGCCGGAACCTCACACTATCTCGGTCAGAATTTCTCCAAAGCCCAAGACATCAGCTTCACCGCCAGAGACGGCTCCCAACAGCATGCCTACACCACCTCTTGGGGTGTCTCCACTCGCCTGATCGGCACTTTAATCATGGCCCACTCTGATGATGACGGACTGGTGCTACCACCTCGCGTGGCCACCCAACAAATTGTCATCGTCCCAGTTACTCCGAAGGAAGACAGCCGACAAGCCATCATCGACGCCTGCGAAGCTCTCGCTGAGGTCCTCCGTCGCGAAAAATCCTACGGTGGCCAACCGCTGCGGGTGCACGTCGATAAACGCGACATCGGCGGTGGCGTGAAAAAGTGGGAGTGGGTGAAAAAAGGCACCCCAATCCGTATCGAAATCGGCCCGCGCGATCTTGAAGGCGGCAAAGTCTGCCTCCAGCGTCGCGATCAGGCAGCTAACGAAAAAGCCTTCGTCCCGAAAGAAGACTTCATCCGCAACGTCACCGATATTCTGCAAGAGATCCACAGCAACCTGCTGGCCAAAGCCACCGAACTGCGAGACTCCAACATCTCCGAGTGCAACGATCTCGAAACCTTCGAGAAGCATTGGTCGCAGGAAATGCCAGGCTGGCTGAGCACCCCGTGGTGTGGCAGCCGCGAGCAGGAGGAAGAACTTTCCAAAAAGCACAAAATCACCATTCGCTGCCTGCCAATCGACCAGCAGGACGGCCCGGAAGCCCCTTGTGTGCTGACCGGCGAAGCCACCAGCCAGCGTGCCATCTGGGGACGCAGCTACTAA